In Gracilimonas sp., a single window of DNA contains:
- a CDS encoding YajQ family cyclic di-GMP-binding protein: MASFDIVNKVDAQEVDNAINNTLKEINTRYDFRGLHTEVEFHKKENRIHLVAAESMKLEAVKDMLIKNFIKRGISAKVLDFKDPKGTSQGHLKMDVMLKEGIDRETAKKIVKEIKAMKVKVQPQIQDDQVRVDGKKIDDLQAVIKHLKSKDMGVPLQFVNMK, encoded by the coding sequence ATGGCTTCATTTGATATTGTAAATAAAGTTGATGCGCAAGAAGTTGATAATGCTATCAACAATACCCTAAAAGAAATTAACACGCGTTATGACTTCCGCGGACTTCACACAGAAGTTGAATTCCACAAAAAGGAGAATCGTATTCATCTGGTTGCAGCTGAGAGCATGAAATTGGAAGCGGTCAAGGATATGCTGATTAAGAATTTCATTAAGCGCGGCATCAGTGCCAAAGTACTTGATTTTAAAGATCCGAAAGGAACTTCTCAGGGGCACCTAAAGATGGACGTAATGCTCAAGGAAGGGATTGACCGGGAAACGGCTAAAAAGATCGTAAAGGAAATTAAAGCTATGAAAGTGAAAGTACAGCCTCAGATTCAGGATGATCAGGTTCGGGTAGATGGGAAAAAAATCGATGACTTACAGGCTGTCATAAAACATCTGAAATCGAAAGATATGGGTGTGCCTTTGCAGTTTGTGAATATGAAGTAG
- a CDS encoding DUF971 domain-containing protein: MDKSTTPTGIEVSNKDQVLEILWDDGHTSVYPLYGLRVNCPCVTCRGGHGSMGDFEPEAFFEENPSRIEIRNIEQVGNHAIKITWGDGHNSGMYQWETLRWLDPENHK; the protein is encoded by the coding sequence ATGGATAAATCAACTACGCCCACCGGCATTGAAGTTAGCAATAAAGATCAGGTTCTGGAAATTTTATGGGACGATGGCCACACCTCGGTATATCCACTTTACGGACTTCGGGTGAATTGTCCTTGTGTAACCTGCAGGGGAGGGCACGGCAGCATGGGCGATTTTGAACCGGAAGCTTTTTTCGAAGAAAATCCATCCCGAATTGAGATTCGAAATATTGAACAAGTTGGAAATCACGCCATAAAAATTACATGGGGGGATGGCCATAACTCCGGAATGTACCAGTGGGAAACCCTGCGGTGGCTGGACCCGGAAAATCATAAGTAA
- a CDS encoding aromatic ring-hydroxylating dioxygenase subunit alpha: protein MNNKTYKNLFPPEDLEIIPIEKAKTIPSLWYHHTDVFSLELEHLFPNHWKYICHVNQIPNSGDSYTTEVAGNPIIVFRDIKNEIKAFYNVCKHRGGPLAIKKGTKTVIQCQYHGWTYLDDGSLRGVPDWNLVELFDKKDFGLDPIEIDIWQGLIFARVQKSKLSLENILHDIEDRISPLNLSDLQHHSELTYDIDCNWKVYVDNFLEGYHIPIVHPELANLLDYRSYITETEEWYSLQHSPIKGGKSFYSNEGGEAFYYFVFPNMMLNILPGRLQINLVIPVSPTKCRVLFSYFYDNLDAKVKSGVIEEDIAYSDKIQEEDIEICEAVQQGLQSKVYDQGRFSVKRELGVYHFQNLLKQEFKKYTEIMSNE from the coding sequence ATGAATAATAAAACTTATAAAAATTTATTTCCCCCCGAAGATTTGGAAATAATTCCCATTGAAAAAGCTAAAACCATTCCTTCCCTTTGGTATCATCATACTGATGTATTTTCACTTGAACTGGAACACCTCTTTCCAAATCACTGGAAGTATATATGTCATGTTAACCAAATACCCAATAGCGGTGATTCCTACACAACCGAAGTCGCCGGCAATCCTATTATTGTTTTCCGGGACATAAAGAATGAAATCAAGGCGTTTTATAATGTTTGTAAGCACCGTGGCGGACCGCTGGCCATTAAGAAGGGAACCAAAACGGTGATTCAGTGCCAATATCACGGGTGGACGTATTTGGATGACGGCTCCCTTCGGGGAGTTCCTGACTGGAATCTTGTTGAGCTTTTTGACAAAAAAGATTTTGGGCTGGACCCGATTGAGATTGATATTTGGCAAGGCTTAATTTTTGCAAGAGTTCAAAAGAGCAAGCTCAGCCTGGAAAATATTTTGCATGATATAGAAGATAGAATCTCACCTTTAAATTTAAGCGACCTGCAACATCATAGCGAACTAACTTATGATATTGACTGCAACTGGAAGGTGTATGTAGATAATTTCCTGGAGGGGTACCATATCCCCATTGTACATCCCGAGCTCGCAAATTTATTGGATTATCGTTCTTATATAACCGAAACGGAGGAATGGTATTCATTGCAACACAGCCCTATTAAGGGTGGGAAAAGTTTTTACTCTAATGAAGGCGGCGAAGCATTTTACTATTTTGTTTTCCCCAATATGATGCTCAACATTTTGCCGGGGCGACTTCAAATAAATCTCGTTATCCCTGTTTCTCCTACTAAATGCAGAGTACTCTTCAGCTATTTCTATGATAATTTGGACGCCAAAGTGAAATCAGGCGTAATTGAAGAAGACATAGCTTACAGTGATAAAATCCAGGAAGAAGACATTGAAATTTGCGAAGCGGTACAGCAAGGCCTCCAGTCCAAAGTTTATGATCAGGGGCGTTTCTCTGTAAAAAGAGAACTGGGAGTTTATCATTTTCAAAACCTGTTGAAGCAGGAATTTAAAAAATATACTGAGATAATGAGTAACGAGTAA
- a CDS encoding Fe(3+) ABC transporter substrate-binding protein: protein MKSNLLLLIAFAMIFVSCSNQEEVNVYSARHYDTDQELYSEFTEKTGIKVNLIEGGSDELIERVRSEGLNSPADVLITVDAGRLWRAEEADILQPFESETLEERVPAEFRHPDGLWVGLSKRVRGIVVNPEAVENYEELTYEDLADPRFEGRVCVRSSNNIYNQSLVASMIETIGAEATEEWAEGLVANFARDPQGGDRDQIRAVAVGACDVAISNHYYLAVMMTGEDEADLEAASKVEFVFPNQGEDGRGAHINVSGAGILKNSPNKDNAVRFLEYLTTPEAQKHFISGNNEYPVNDEAEIAEVLQQFGEFKSDAVNVSALGRNNPEAIQIMDRAGWK from the coding sequence ATGAAATCTAATCTGTTGTTACTCATTGCATTTGCAATGATTTTTGTTTCCTGTTCCAACCAAGAAGAAGTAAACGTTTATTCTGCCCGGCATTATGATACCGATCAGGAATTATATTCAGAGTTTACTGAAAAAACCGGCATAAAAGTAAACCTTATTGAAGGCGGATCTGACGAACTTATTGAAAGAGTACGCAGCGAAGGCCTCAATTCTCCGGCTGATGTACTTATTACCGTAGATGCCGGTCGATTATGGAGGGCAGAAGAAGCCGACATACTTCAACCGTTTGAATCAGAGACACTGGAAGAACGAGTACCTGCTGAGTTTCGGCATCCTGACGGGCTCTGGGTTGGGCTTTCCAAGCGTGTAAGGGGTATCGTAGTAAATCCTGAAGCGGTGGAAAATTATGAAGAACTGACCTATGAAGACCTGGCGGATCCACGTTTTGAGGGCCGTGTTTGTGTACGTTCTTCCAATAATATTTATAACCAGTCTTTAGTGGCATCTATGATTGAAACGATTGGTGCCGAGGCAACAGAAGAATGGGCGGAAGGATTGGTAGCTAATTTCGCCCGTGATCCACAGGGAGGAGACCGGGATCAAATTCGTGCCGTTGCTGTAGGGGCATGTGATGTGGCCATTTCCAATCACTACTACTTAGCAGTTATGATGACCGGAGAGGATGAAGCCGATCTTGAAGCCGCTTCAAAAGTTGAATTTGTTTTCCCAAATCAGGGTGAAGATGGGCGCGGAGCTCATATTAATGTAAGTGGAGCCGGAATTCTTAAAAATTCACCCAATAAAGATAATGCGGTTCGTTTTTTGGAATACTTAACCACTCCTGAAGCACAGAAGCATTTCATCAGCGGAAACAATGAGTATCCCGTGAATGATGAAGCTGAAATCGCGGAAGTACTTCAACAATTTGGGGAATTCAAAAGTGATGCAGTAAATGTATCAGCATTAGGAAGAAATAACCCGGAAGCTATTCAGATCATGGACAGAGCCGGTTGGAAATAG
- a CDS encoding iron ABC transporter permease codes for MLKALHTTIQNLRPGSSKNQQKSPKWTFLSMAIAVLISIPILTVIFSIFTPAGEVWRHLANTVLDDYILNSVLLIFGVSFGVIVLGVSSAWLITMTDFPGRRVFEWASILPFAIPAYLMAYIYTDFLDIAGPMQTAIRNIFGLSLGDYWFPNIRSIEGAIIIMSLAFYPYVYMLARSSFLEQSTSLLEASRIMGYSTWQSFFKVALPVARPGIAAGLALALMETLNDFGTVEYFGVQTFTTGIYRTWFGLGERPAAAQLAAFLLAFIVVLLVLERWSRKKISNEKSNSSRFKRLNRFHLKGHKAWFAFTACFIPVLVGFLLPVILLLEMFFSNIHHLNFKFIELSFNSFTVSALTGFLAVLLALIMAYSARLNPTKSVKFFNRISSLGYAIPGSVIAVGVLIPFGFFDNSLDSFFRDQFGFSSGLLLSGTIFAMVFAYLVRFLSVSFGGVEASMEKITPNMDEAARGMGYRFSKVLRSIHIPMMSGGLLTAGLLVFVDVMKELPATLIVRPFNFDTLAVQVYRYASDERLAESAGAALMIVLVGIIPVIIISRTIAKSRKSETQ; via the coding sequence ATGCTTAAAGCACTGCATACAACTATTCAAAATTTAAGACCGGGTTCGTCCAAGAACCAGCAGAAATCACCAAAATGGACTTTCTTAAGTATGGCTATAGCCGTGCTTATTTCAATCCCCATTTTGACGGTTATTTTTTCCATTTTTACCCCAGCCGGTGAGGTTTGGAGACATCTTGCAAATACAGTTTTAGACGACTACATCTTAAACTCGGTCCTGTTGATTTTTGGAGTATCGTTTGGAGTTATCGTACTTGGGGTTTCATCAGCCTGGTTGATAACTATGACCGACTTCCCCGGACGGCGTGTTTTTGAGTGGGCTTCTATTCTTCCCTTTGCAATTCCGGCATATTTAATGGCCTACATTTACACAGACTTCCTGGATATTGCAGGTCCTATGCAAACGGCCATTCGCAATATATTTGGTTTAAGTCTTGGGGATTATTGGTTTCCAAATATCCGTTCCATTGAGGGTGCTATAATTATCATGTCGCTGGCTTTTTACCCTTATGTTTATATGCTCGCCCGATCCTCTTTTTTGGAACAATCGACCAGTTTGCTGGAAGCCAGCCGGATCATGGGATACTCCACCTGGCAAAGCTTTTTTAAAGTTGCCTTACCAGTAGCCCGTCCCGGAATAGCAGCCGGATTGGCACTCGCATTAATGGAGACACTGAATGATTTTGGCACAGTGGAATATTTTGGTGTTCAAACTTTTACAACGGGCATATATCGAACATGGTTTGGGCTGGGTGAGCGACCGGCTGCAGCCCAACTTGCCGCATTCCTTTTAGCGTTCATTGTTGTTCTATTAGTGCTTGAACGATGGTCCCGGAAAAAGATCAGTAATGAAAAATCCAACTCATCCCGGTTTAAAAGGCTTAACCGGTTTCATTTAAAAGGTCATAAGGCGTGGTTTGCTTTTACTGCTTGCTTTATTCCTGTTTTGGTAGGTTTTTTACTGCCTGTTATTCTGTTATTGGAAATGTTTTTTTCAAATATCCATCACCTGAATTTTAAGTTTATAGAGCTCTCGTTCAATTCATTTACAGTATCCGCTCTAACCGGATTTTTAGCTGTATTACTTGCTTTAATCATGGCTTATTCAGCACGGCTGAATCCTACAAAATCAGTAAAATTCTTTAATAGAATCAGTTCTCTTGGATACGCAATTCCCGGTTCCGTAATAGCTGTTGGAGTTCTTATCCCGTTTGGTTTTTTTGATAACTCCTTGGATTCTTTCTTCAGGGATCAGTTTGGGTTTTCAAGCGGGCTTCTGCTCAGTGGTACCATTTTCGCGATGGTATTCGCCTATTTGGTTCGTTTCTTGTCTGTTTCATTTGGTGGAGTTGAAGCAAGCATGGAAAAAATCACTCCAAACATGGATGAAGCGGCTCGTGGAATGGGTTATCGGTTTTCCAAAGTCCTTCGCAGCATACATATTCCAATGATGTCCGGAGGACTATTAACGGCGGGTTTATTGGTGTTTGTCGATGTCATGAAAGAATTGCCTGCAACACTTATCGTACGGCCATTTAATTTTGATACCTTAGCCGTTCAGGTATATAGATATGCATCCGATGAAAGGTTGGCAGAATCAGCCGGGGCAGCTTTAATGATAGTTTTAGTAGGTATTATTCCGGTGATCATCATTAGCCGAACTATTGCCAAGTCACGAAAATCAGAAACTCAATAG
- a CDS encoding NAD(P)/FAD-dependent oxidoreductase — protein sequence MTTFGNEYDAVVVGSGPNGLSAAVRLAQEGLNVLVLEAKSTIGGGTRTMELTEPGFFHDVCSAVHPTAAGSPFFNTLNLEKHGLEFIHPELPYAHPLDDGKAIAAHRSLEKTMEHLGEDGKPYHRLFQEFVDHWDYLSEDIFGTLRIPGHPLLMARFGWYGLFSAKLLINSLFRRPEARALFAGCAAHSIIPLNKAFTASFGLLIGGSAHAVGWPVAKGGSASITNALGNLFKTMGGNIETDHEIKTLADIPPSKIVLFDLTPHQIAKIAGEKLPRKYKEALQNYKYGPGAFKIDWALSEPVPWQNEVCKKAGSLHLGGTFEEIAESEEAAWKGEHHEKPYVLVSQPSIFDETRAPKGKHVLWAYCHVPNGSEKDMTEIIENQIERFAPGFRDTIISKSIMNTIDMQNYNANYIGGDINGGAQFARQLFGRPVFKWDPYKIPAEGLYICSSSTPPGGGVHGMSGYHAAQSVLKHEFGVS from the coding sequence TTGACCACCTTTGGAAACGAATATGATGCAGTTGTCGTGGGTTCAGGCCCTAATGGTTTAAGCGCGGCGGTACGGCTCGCTCAGGAAGGACTGAATGTTCTTGTATTAGAGGCAAAATCCACGATTGGTGGTGGTACCCGTACCATGGAACTTACAGAACCCGGCTTTTTTCATGATGTATGTTCTGCGGTTCACCCCACAGCCGCCGGTTCCCCCTTCTTTAATACATTGAATCTTGAAAAACATGGGCTGGAATTTATTCACCCTGAATTGCCTTATGCTCACCCTTTAGATGATGGTAAAGCTATAGCCGCCCATCGCTCTCTCGAAAAAACTATGGAACATTTAGGAGAAGACGGGAAACCTTATCACCGTCTATTTCAAGAGTTTGTAGATCACTGGGACTATCTTTCTGAGGATATTTTCGGAACCCTCCGCATTCCCGGTCATCCGTTATTGATGGCCCGTTTTGGATGGTATGGATTATTTTCAGCTAAACTTTTGATCAATTCTTTATTCCGGCGTCCGGAAGCAAGAGCCTTATTTGCGGGGTGTGCTGCCCATAGCATTATTCCCCTTAACAAAGCTTTTACAGCTTCATTTGGATTGCTTATAGGAGGTTCGGCACATGCGGTTGGCTGGCCGGTGGCGAAAGGCGGTTCTGCTTCCATTACAAACGCGCTTGGTAATTTGTTTAAAACTATGGGCGGTAACATTGAGACGGATCATGAAATAAAGACATTAGCTGATATTCCCCCTTCAAAAATTGTTTTATTTGATCTCACGCCTCATCAAATCGCCAAAATAGCCGGGGAAAAGCTCCCTCGAAAATATAAAGAAGCCCTGCAAAATTATAAGTACGGCCCGGGGGCTTTTAAAATAGACTGGGCATTATCTGAACCGGTGCCTTGGCAAAATGAAGTGTGTAAAAAAGCCGGATCATTACACTTAGGTGGTACTTTTGAAGAAATAGCTGAAAGTGAAGAGGCAGCATGGAAAGGTGAACACCATGAAAAACCTTATGTATTAGTATCTCAGCCCAGCATATTTGATGAAACCCGGGCTCCAAAAGGCAAACATGTTCTTTGGGCATATTGTCACGTACCCAATGGTTCGGAAAAGGACATGACAGAGATCATTGAAAACCAGATTGAACGGTTTGCACCCGGATTTCGTGACACTATTATCAGTAAAAGCATTATGAATACCATTGATATGCAAAATTATAACGCCAATTATATTGGAGGCGACATTAATGGAGGTGCACAATTTGCCAGGCAGCTTTTTGGCCGCCCCGTATTTAAATGGGACCCCTATAAAATTCCGGCAGAAGGTTTATATATTTGTTCCTCCTCTACTCCACCGGGCGGCGGGGTTCATGGCATGAGCGGTTACCATGCAGCACAATCGGTATTGAAACATGAATTTGGGGTTTCTTGA
- a CDS encoding S8 family serine peptidase, with the protein MNSFSKLFTILFLVIFSVSCAGTKTATETESMETEANNETSEMAEVTATETWHLTPPSPNPFYGTGVEKAYSELLNNKSPKEKIIVAIIDSGTDIEHEDLSKKIWVNEDEIPGNNIDDDGNGYVDDIHGWNFIGGPDGSHVNKDTYEVTRLYAKLSKKFEGLEEDSVSAENQDEYEYYLEIKEAFERRVQQNQQELTQVGQTRQAIQFAKQTLDIANIDSVSMEQLELTGEENQQEQQAKQIMAYLIGNGATEADLKELEKYYEHVSGLAEYGLNPEFDPRDIVGDNYENLDNRIYGNNDVIGPGSDHGTHVAGIVGAIRENNLGAVGIADNIELMILRTVPDGDERDKDVANSIRYAAENGAKVINMSFGKGYSPQKEYVDAAIQLADSMGVLMISGAGNGSDNIDSTDSYPSRFYNNGGQAVNYLSVGASSWQSDSTLAAGFSNYGKSNVDLFAPGVDVYSTYPDNEYQKNSGTSMASPVVAGVAALIMSYYPELSVTEVKEIIIETVTEVNQIVYKPGTRDPIPFSDLSRTGGIINAYKALKLAAEKTNQN; encoded by the coding sequence ATGAACTCTTTTTCAAAGCTCTTTACAATACTCTTCTTAGTCATTTTTTCAGTGAGTTGTGCAGGTACTAAAACTGCTACTGAAACCGAATCAATGGAAACGGAGGCGAATAATGAAACTTCCGAAATGGCTGAAGTTACGGCTACCGAAACATGGCACCTCACTCCTCCCAGCCCTAATCCTTTTTACGGCACCGGAGTAGAAAAAGCCTATAGTGAATTACTAAACAACAAATCTCCTAAAGAAAAAATAATCGTAGCCATTATTGACTCCGGTACGGATATCGAACATGAGGATCTCTCTAAAAAAATATGGGTTAATGAAGATGAAATTCCGGGTAATAATATTGATGATGACGGAAATGGATATGTTGATGATATCCATGGATGGAATTTTATCGGCGGACCGGACGGAAGTCATGTAAATAAGGACACCTATGAAGTGACCCGGCTATATGCCAAACTCAGCAAGAAGTTTGAGGGATTAGAAGAAGATTCCGTATCTGCTGAAAATCAAGATGAATACGAATATTATCTTGAAATTAAAGAAGCTTTTGAACGAAGAGTTCAGCAAAATCAGCAGGAACTTACTCAGGTTGGACAAACCCGGCAAGCTATCCAATTTGCAAAGCAAACTCTTGATATTGCCAATATTGATTCAGTTAGTATGGAGCAATTAGAACTCACCGGAGAAGAAAATCAACAGGAACAGCAGGCTAAACAGATCATGGCTTACCTTATTGGAAACGGAGCAACAGAAGCAGATCTGAAGGAACTGGAAAAGTATTACGAACATGTAAGCGGGTTGGCTGAATATGGGCTAAATCCTGAATTTGATCCGCGCGATATTGTAGGCGATAATTATGAAAATCTGGATAATCGAATCTATGGTAATAATGATGTTATTGGCCCGGGGAGTGATCATGGTACGCACGTTGCCGGAATTGTAGGTGCTATTCGCGAAAACAATTTAGGAGCAGTGGGTATTGCAGATAATATTGAACTCATGATTCTCCGGACTGTGCCGGACGGCGACGAACGGGATAAAGACGTTGCTAATTCCATCCGCTATGCTGCAGAAAATGGAGCTAAGGTTATTAACATGAGTTTTGGGAAAGGCTATTCTCCCCAAAAAGAATATGTGGATGCGGCCATTCAATTAGCGGACAGTATGGGTGTATTGATGATTTCCGGGGCAGGAAATGGAAGTGACAATATTGACAGTACCGATTCCTATCCCTCTCGCTTTTATAACAATGGTGGGCAGGCAGTTAATTATCTAAGTGTAGGGGCATCCTCCTGGCAATCCGACTCAACACTGGCTGCCGGGTTTAGCAATTATGGCAAATCAAATGTGGATTTATTTGCCCCGGGGGTAGATGTTTATTCTACTTATCCTGATAATGAATACCAGAAAAATAGTGGCACCAGCATGGCTTCTCCCGTGGTAGCCGGGGTTGCAGCATTAATTATGTCGTATTATCCGGAACTATCTGTAACGGAAGTAAAGGAAATTATTATAGAAACGGTTACCGAAGTAAATCAGATAGTATATAAACCTGGAACCAGGGACCCCATCCCCTTTTCAGACCTTTCCCGGACAGGTGGGATTATTAATGCCTATAAAGCCTTAAAACTGGCCGCTGAAAAAACAAATCAAAACTAA
- a CDS encoding DUF445 family protein: MNKDDNTNIIKERSKQYGIRFWTLIRTQVDKHAVSDEKAAIPAIPPKKTMDHRWLMNMLFVIPYLLLIVFGISFFWDFNGMNTTIFGLYFSFDGLLRIVSISGLIGFLTNWLAITMLFRPTQRRPILGQGLIPAQKDRIAYRLASAVAEDLINPEIIKQKIHDSQAIAKYREKATVYVKTIIDDPEFRENLKELVVSYVDEMIADPEVRSSIAKKLIEQIDEAIEENSFEKVALKAYSFLKGQEIQDLVESALVKLPTGIENGLNRMDVFLDNLPNKLDEHGSVIEEMVTNLLYKLINQLDVHALVEDNLRQYDEKKLENLIKNASNDQLQYIQYLGAVLGTFGGFIIWEPVASIVLLTLIIGFTISADILILTFKK; encoded by the coding sequence ATGAATAAAGACGATAATACAAATATCATTAAAGAGCGCAGCAAGCAATACGGCATCAGGTTCTGGACTCTGATTCGCACCCAAGTGGATAAACATGCCGTTTCTGATGAAAAAGCTGCCATTCCGGCCATTCCCCCAAAAAAAACCATGGATCATCGATGGCTGATGAATATGCTTTTTGTTATCCCATACCTGCTCTTAATAGTGTTCGGGATTTCATTTTTCTGGGATTTTAACGGAATGAATACGACCATTTTCGGGCTCTATTTTTCTTTTGACGGCTTACTTCGCATCGTTAGTATAAGCGGATTAATTGGTTTTTTGACGAACTGGCTGGCCATTACAATGTTATTCCGCCCTACCCAGCGCCGCCCTATCTTAGGTCAGGGTTTGATTCCCGCCCAAAAAGACAGAATTGCCTACCGCCTTGCAAGTGCCGTGGCAGAAGACCTGATCAATCCGGAAATCATCAAACAAAAAATTCACGATTCGCAGGCCATCGCCAAATATCGGGAAAAAGCAACAGTTTACGTGAAAACTATTATTGATGATCCGGAATTCAGAGAAAACCTAAAAGAGTTGGTAGTGAGTTATGTAGATGAGATGATAGCCGATCCCGAGGTTCGTTCATCTATAGCTAAAAAACTTATTGAACAAATTGATGAGGCCATTGAAGAAAATTCTTTCGAAAAAGTAGCCCTGAAAGCTTACAGTTTTTTGAAAGGACAGGAAATTCAAGACTTGGTTGAAAGTGCTCTTGTAAAACTACCTACCGGTATCGAGAACGGACTTAACAGAATGGATGTATTTCTGGATAATCTCCCCAATAAACTGGACGAACATGGCTCAGTAATTGAGGAAATGGTAACTAACCTGTTGTATAAACTTATCAATCAATTGGATGTACACGCCCTGGTCGAGGATAACTTACGTCAATACGATGAGAAGAAACTTGAAAATCTAATTAAAAATGCCAGTAACGATCAGCTTCAATACATTCAGTATTTGGGAGCTGTACTAGGTACTTTTGGAGGATTTATTATTTGGGAACCGGTTGCCAGTATTGTCCTTTTGACGTTAATTATTGGATTTACCATCTCTGCAGATATATTAATCCTTACATTTAAAAAATAA
- the ybeY gene encoding rRNA maturation RNase YbeY has product MSSESPILQIFNESDEKIPLKQVKATTILDKLAKNENAAFSGIELVYVDEQEIVRINKEHLNRYYVTDIITFRYDDGLESGDNTAIEGTLFCCAPRIIEQSAEFKEPVEREFQRIFIHGLLHLIGYQDSEENDKAKMTELENKYLALADNNK; this is encoded by the coding sequence TTGAGCAGTGAATCCCCCATCCTTCAAATCTTTAATGAAAGCGATGAAAAAATTCCGCTAAAGCAAGTTAAAGCAACTACTATCTTAGATAAACTGGCCAAAAATGAAAACGCTGCATTTTCGGGAATTGAGTTGGTTTATGTAGATGAACAGGAAATCGTCAGAATTAATAAGGAACACCTGAATCGGTATTATGTAACTGATATAATTACTTTTAGGTATGACGATGGGTTGGAATCAGGAGACAATACGGCTATTGAGGGCACCCTTTTTTGTTGCGCACCGCGCATTATTGAACAATCTGCTGAATTCAAAGAACCGGTAGAACGTGAGTTCCAAAGAATTTTCATCCATGGCCTACTCCATTTAATCGGATACCAAGATTCTGAAGAAAATGATAAAGCTAAAATGACGGAGCTTGAAAATAAATATTTAGCTTTAGCAGATAACAACAAATAG